A window of the Phaseolus vulgaris cultivar G19833 chromosome 5, P. vulgaris v2.0, whole genome shotgun sequence genome harbors these coding sequences:
- the LOC137836050 gene encoding zinc finger BED domain-containing protein DAYSLEEPER-like: MELNIFESETHQNNRRRKKSTVWEHFTVKTDGPGCARAYCKRCQKSFAYLKHSKQSGTSHLKRHIALGICQKNKKIPCSNTDADPPKKRARAKPYIAAISFDQECCNSKIAKMIILHDYPLHIVEHQGFIDFVKALQPQFNPLSFKAIQGDCVAMYIREKQKLLKLIDGIPGRVNLTLDVWTSNQTSAYVFLRGHFIDGDWNLHHPILNVFTVPFPDSAGSLNQTVIKCLSNWHLKGRLFTLALDKFFSTETLIGNLRSLLSVNNPVILDGQFLSQNCYARVLSHLALDVLSTMRETIDKVRESVKYVKSSKSNEANFLKLRQQLQVPTTMDLVIDDKNKWDTIYHMLVAACKLKEAFVCFDAFDPDFRLTLTLDDWKQVETLCRYLNYLYDAANILTVQPYPTANLFFLEVSKLQLVLTCASLSHDPFCSRLIMPLQKKFDQYWRESCFILAVAVAMDPRYKMKFVESTFGKIFGENAEYWIRVVEDGLNELFLDYNIIEVLPFTARSDNEGDETMIKTESFDEAGFDGSLFAADDGLSDIEFYISDLTCNQQFKSELDEYLEEPLESRVQEFDVLSWWRINRLKYPTLSRLASDILCVPVSTLSADAVFDTQIRKMDNYRSSLDSLTLEALICSKDWFQYKSLPITVPNTLVKVEC; the protein is encoded by the coding sequence ATGGAGTTAAATATATTTGAGTCAGAAACACATCAAAATAATAGGAGGAGAAAGAAATCTACTGTCTGGGAGCACTTCACAGTGAAAACTGATGGACCTGGATGTGCCAGGGCTTACTGCAAAAGATGCCAGAAATCATTTGCTTATCTCAAACATTCAAAACAATCTGGCACCAGTCATCTCAAGAGACACATTGCTCTGGGAATCtgtcagaaaaataaaaaaatcccaTGTTCCAATACTGATGCAGATCCACCTAAGAAAAGAGCAAGGGCAAAACCTTACATTGCTGCTATCTCATTTGATCAGGAGTGTTGCAACAGTAAGATTgctaaaatgattattttacaCGACTATCCACTTCATATTGTAGAACACCAAGGTTTCATTGATTTTGTAAAGGCACTACAACCCCAGTTCAATCCACTAAGCTTTAAGGCTATTCAAGGGGATTGTGTTGCTATGTACATCAGAGAGAAGCAAAAGCTATTGAAACTTATTGATGGGATTCCTGGACGAGTCAACCTCACCTTGGACGTATGGACTTCAAACCAAACATCAGCCTATGTTTTTCTCCGAGGTCACTTTATTGATGGTGATTGGAACTTACACCATCCTATTCTTAATGTATTCACGGTACCATTTCCTGATTCTGCTGGTTCCTTAAATCAAACTGTAATTAAATGCCTGAGCAATTGGCATTTAAAGGGTCGGTTATTTACTCTTGCACTTGATAAATTCTTCTCCACTGAGACTTTGATAGGAAATCTGAGAAGTCTCCTTTCTGTTAATAACCCTGTGATTCTCGATGGTCAATTTTTAAGCCAGAACTGTTATGCTCGTGTACTTAGTCACCTTGCATTGGATGTGCTATCTACTATGAGAGAAACTATTGATAAAGTTCGTGAGAGTGTGAAGTATGTGAAATCTTCTAAATCTAATGAAGCAAATTTTTTGAAGCTGAGGCAACAACTTCAAGTCCCCACTACAATGGACCTTGTTATTGATGACAAAAATAAATGGGACACAATCTACCACATGCTTGTTGCTGCATGCAAATTAAAGGAAGCTTTTGTTTGCTTTGATGCCTTTGATCCTGATTTCAGACTGACTTTAACACTGGATGACTGGAAGCAGGTGGAAACTCTGTGTAGATATTTGAATTACTTGTATGATGCAGCTAACattttaacagttcaaccatacCCAACTGCAAATTTGTTTTTCCTTGAAGTGTCAAAACTTCAGCTGGTGTTGACTTGTGCATCCTTAAGCCATGATCCTTTCTGCAGTCGTTTGATTATGCCTCTGCAAAAGAAGTTTGATCAGTATTGGAGAGAAAGCTGCTTCATATTGGCTGTTGCTGTAGCCATGGATCCAAGATATAAAATGAAATTCGTGGAATCCACCTTTGGTAAGATATTTGGTGAGAATGCTGAGTACTGGATAAGAGTGGTTGAGGATGGTCTTAATGAACTGTTCCTTGACTATAATATCATAGAAGTGCTTCCTTTCACAGCAAGAAGTGACAATGAAGGGGATGAGACTATGATAAAGACTGAGTCATTTGATGAAGCGGGATTTGATGGATCTCTTTTTGCGGCTGATGATGGACTCTCTGATATTGAATTTTATATATCTGATCTAACATGTAATCAGCAATTTAAGTCCGAATTGGATGAGTATCTTGAAGAGCCTCTAGAGTCCAGAGTACAAGAATTTGATGTTCTGAGCTGGTGGAGGATAAACCGATTGAAGTACCCAACATTGTCTAGACTAGCATCAGATATTTTGTGTGTGCCAGTATCCACCCTCTCTGCAGATGCTGTTTTTGATACACAAATAAGAAAAATGGACAACTACCGGAGTTCATTAGACTCCTTGACTCTTGAGGCCCTTATTTGTTCCAAGGACTGGTTCCAGTATAAATCATTACCCATCACTGTTCCAAATACACTTGTCAAAGTTGAGTGTTAG
- the LOC137836051 gene encoding formamidopyrimidine-DNA glycosylase isoform X1 — MPELPEVEAARRAVEENCVGKKITKCIVADDSKVIDAVSRSDFEASVIGKLIVAAHRKGKNMWLQLDSPPFPSFQFGMAGAIYIKGVAVTKYKRSAVKDEDEWPSKYSKFFIELDDGLELSFTDKRRFAKVRLLKDPTSVPPISELGPDALFEPMTLEKFTESLHKRKTEIKALLLDQSYISGIGNWVADEVLYQARIHPRQAASSLSDASCSTLYKSIEEVIEKAVEVGADSNQYPNSWIFHSREKKPDKAFVDGNKIDFITAGGRTTAYVPELQKLSGSIDVKETGKPKRQASKKVSGDDDTEKPTDGEEGDLGNVKSKKGAKAGVKGRKPAIKKKSEESDEDNDSDAQVEKKNPGNVTNRKQVGEEKVSKKRVQSNQTGRSSKRKAK, encoded by the exons ATGCCGGAGCTTCCAGAGGTGGAGGCGGCGAGGAGGGCCGTCGAGGAAAACTGCGTCGGCAAGAAGATAACGAAATGCATTGTCGCCGATGATTCCAAAGTCATCGACGCCGTCTCTCGCTCTGACTTCGAAGCTTCCGTTATCGGCAAGCTCATCGTCGCTGCTCACCGGAAGGGGAAGAACATGTGGCTTCAGCTCGATTCCCCTCCTTTTCCTTCCTTCCAATTCg GCATGGCTGGTGCTATATACATTAAAGGGGTCGCAGTAACGAAGTACAAAAG GTCAGCTGTGAAGGACGAGGATGAGTGGCcctcaaaatattcaaaattcttCATCGAG TTAGATGATGGTTTAGAGTTGTCTTTCACTGACAAAAGACGATTCGCCAAAGTCCGTCTTCTCAAAGAT CCGACATCAGTGCCACCCATATCTGAGCTTGGTCCTGATGCTCTTTTTGAACCAATGACACTTGAGAAGTTTACAGAGTCTTTGCACAAGAGGAAAACTGAAATCAAGGCTTTATTACTTGATCAA AGCTATATTTCAGGTATTGGAAATTGGGTGGCTGATGAAGTGCTGTATCAA GCAAGAATTCACCCACGGCAGGCAGCTTCTAGCCTGTCTGATGCTAGCTGCTCAACTTTGTACAAATCCATTGAAGAG GTCATTGAAAAAGCAGTTGAGGTTGGAGCAGATAGTAATCAGTATCCTAACAGTTGGATATTTCATTCACGGGAAAAAAAGCCTGACAAGGCTTTTGTTGATG GGAACAAAATTGACTTCATCACTGCTGGTGGTAGG ACAACTGCTTACGTGCCAGAGTTGCAAAAGCTTAGTGGATCTATCGATGTAAAAGAAACTGGTAAGCCTAAAAGGCAAGCCTCAAAGAAAGTAAGTGGAGATGATGACACTGAGAAACCAACAGATGGGGAAGAGGGGGATTTGGGAAATGTCAAGTCAAAGAAGGGGGCAAAGGCTGGGGTTAAAGGCAGAAAGCCTGCTATAAAGAAAAAGTCAGAAGAAAGTGATGAAGACAATGACAGTGATGCACAAGTTGAAAAGAAGAATCCAGGCAACGTGACTAATAGGAAACAAGTTGGGGAAGAGAAGGTATCAAAGAAAAGAGTTCAAAGCAATCAAACTGGTAGGAGTTCCAAAAGGAAAGCTAAGTAG
- the LOC137836051 gene encoding formamidopyrimidine-DNA glycosylase isoform X2: MPELPEVEAARRAVEENCVGKKITKCIVADDSKVIDAVSRSDFEASVIGKLIVAAHRKGKNMWLQLDSPPFPSFQFGMAGAIYIKGVAVTKYKRSAVKDEDEWPSKYSKFFIELDDGLELSFTDKRRFAKVRLLKDPTSVPPISELGPDALFEPMTLEKFTESLHKRKTEIKALLLDQSYISGIGNWVADEVLYQARIHPRQAASSLSDASCSTLYKSIEEVIQLAVEVDADSSRFPLEWLFHFRWGKKPGKISGNKIDFITAGGRTTAYVPELQKLSGSIDVKETGKPKRQASKKVSGDDDTEKPTDGEEGDLGNVKSKKGAKAGVKGRKPAIKKKSEESDEDNDSDAQVEKKNPGNVTNRKQVGEEKVSKKRVQSNQTGRSSKRKAK; encoded by the exons ATGCCGGAGCTTCCAGAGGTGGAGGCGGCGAGGAGGGCCGTCGAGGAAAACTGCGTCGGCAAGAAGATAACGAAATGCATTGTCGCCGATGATTCCAAAGTCATCGACGCCGTCTCTCGCTCTGACTTCGAAGCTTCCGTTATCGGCAAGCTCATCGTCGCTGCTCACCGGAAGGGGAAGAACATGTGGCTTCAGCTCGATTCCCCTCCTTTTCCTTCCTTCCAATTCg GCATGGCTGGTGCTATATACATTAAAGGGGTCGCAGTAACGAAGTACAAAAG GTCAGCTGTGAAGGACGAGGATGAGTGGCcctcaaaatattcaaaattcttCATCGAG TTAGATGATGGTTTAGAGTTGTCTTTCACTGACAAAAGACGATTCGCCAAAGTCCGTCTTCTCAAAGAT CCGACATCAGTGCCACCCATATCTGAGCTTGGTCCTGATGCTCTTTTTGAACCAATGACACTTGAGAAGTTTACAGAGTCTTTGCACAAGAGGAAAACTGAAATCAAGGCTTTATTACTTGATCAA AGCTATATTTCAGGTATTGGAAATTGGGTGGCTGATGAAGTGCTGTATCAA GCAAGAATTCACCCACGGCAGGCAGCTTCTAGCCTGTCTGATGCTAGCTGCTCAACTTTGTACAAATCCATTGAAGAG GTTATTCAATTGGCTGTTGAAGTTGATGCTGACAGTAGCCGTTTTCCTCTTGAATGGTTATTTCATTTTCGATGGGGAAAAAAGCCTGGAAAAATAAGTG GGAACAAAATTGACTTCATCACTGCTGGTGGTAGG ACAACTGCTTACGTGCCAGAGTTGCAAAAGCTTAGTGGATCTATCGATGTAAAAGAAACTGGTAAGCCTAAAAGGCAAGCCTCAAAGAAAGTAAGTGGAGATGATGACACTGAGAAACCAACAGATGGGGAAGAGGGGGATTTGGGAAATGTCAAGTCAAAGAAGGGGGCAAAGGCTGGGGTTAAAGGCAGAAAGCCTGCTATAAAGAAAAAGTCAGAAGAAAGTGATGAAGACAATGACAGTGATGCACAAGTTGAAAAGAAGAATCCAGGCAACGTGACTAATAGGAAACAAGTTGGGGAAGAGAAGGTATCAAAGAAAAGAGTTCAAAGCAATCAAACTGGTAGGAGTTCCAAAAGGAAAGCTAAGTAG
- the LOC137836051 gene encoding formamidopyrimidine-DNA glycosylase isoform X3, translated as MPELPEVEAARRAVEENCVGKKITKCIVADDSKVIDAVSRSDFEASVIGKLIVAAHRKGKNMWLQLDSPPFPSFQFGMAGAIYIKGVAVTKYKRSAVKDEDEWPSKYSKFFIELDDGLELSFTDKRRFAKVRLLKDPTSVPPISELGPDALFEPMTLEKFTESLHKRKTEIKALLLDQSYISGIGNWVADEVLYQARIHPRQAASSLSDASCSTLYKSIEEVIQLAVEVDADSSRFPLEWLFHFRWGKKPGKISVEVGADSNQYPNSWIFHSREKKPDKAFVDGNKIDFITAGGRTTAYVPELQKLSGSIDVKETGKPKRQASKKVSGDDDTEKPTDGEEGDLGNVKSKKGAKAGVKGRKPAIKKKSEESDEDNDSDAQVEKKNPGNVTNRKQVGEEKVSKKRVQSNQTGRSSKRKAK; from the exons ATGCCGGAGCTTCCAGAGGTGGAGGCGGCGAGGAGGGCCGTCGAGGAAAACTGCGTCGGCAAGAAGATAACGAAATGCATTGTCGCCGATGATTCCAAAGTCATCGACGCCGTCTCTCGCTCTGACTTCGAAGCTTCCGTTATCGGCAAGCTCATCGTCGCTGCTCACCGGAAGGGGAAGAACATGTGGCTTCAGCTCGATTCCCCTCCTTTTCCTTCCTTCCAATTCg GCATGGCTGGTGCTATATACATTAAAGGGGTCGCAGTAACGAAGTACAAAAG GTCAGCTGTGAAGGACGAGGATGAGTGGCcctcaaaatattcaaaattcttCATCGAG TTAGATGATGGTTTAGAGTTGTCTTTCACTGACAAAAGACGATTCGCCAAAGTCCGTCTTCTCAAAGAT CCGACATCAGTGCCACCCATATCTGAGCTTGGTCCTGATGCTCTTTTTGAACCAATGACACTTGAGAAGTTTACAGAGTCTTTGCACAAGAGGAAAACTGAAATCAAGGCTTTATTACTTGATCAA AGCTATATTTCAGGTATTGGAAATTGGGTGGCTGATGAAGTGCTGTATCAA GCAAGAATTCACCCACGGCAGGCAGCTTCTAGCCTGTCTGATGCTAGCTGCTCAACTTTGTACAAATCCATTGAAGAG GTTATTCAATTGGCTGTTGAAGTTGATGCTGACAGTAGCCGTTTTCCTCTTGAATGGTTATTTCATTTTCGATGGGGAAAAAAGCCTGGAAAAATAAGTG TTGAGGTTGGAGCAGATAGTAATCAGTATCCTAACAGTTGGATATTTCATTCACGGGAAAAAAAGCCTGACAAGGCTTTTGTTGATG GGAACAAAATTGACTTCATCACTGCTGGTGGTAGG ACAACTGCTTACGTGCCAGAGTTGCAAAAGCTTAGTGGATCTATCGATGTAAAAGAAACTGGTAAGCCTAAAAGGCAAGCCTCAAAGAAAGTAAGTGGAGATGATGACACTGAGAAACCAACAGATGGGGAAGAGGGGGATTTGGGAAATGTCAAGTCAAAGAAGGGGGCAAAGGCTGGGGTTAAAGGCAGAAAGCCTGCTATAAAGAAAAAGTCAGAAGAAAGTGATGAAGACAATGACAGTGATGCACAAGTTGAAAAGAAGAATCCAGGCAACGTGACTAATAGGAAACAAGTTGGGGAAGAGAAGGTATCAAAGAAAAGAGTTCAAAGCAATCAAACTGGTAGGAGTTCCAAAAGGAAAGCTAAGTAG
- the LOC137836053 gene encoding NADH dehydrogenase [ubiquinone] flavoprotein 2, mitochondrial, with protein sequence MLARIAANRFNEIRHIFRQPSRAFSTALNYHLDSPDNNPNLPWEFTDPNKAKVKEILSHYPSNYKQSAVIPLLDLAQQQHGGWLTVSAMNAVANIVEVPPVRVYEVATFYSMFNRAKVGTYHLLVCGTTPCMIRGSRGIEEALLKHLGVKRNEVTADGLFSVGEMECMGCCVNAPMITVADYSNGSEGYTYNYYEDVTPEKVVEIVEKLRKGEKPPHGTQNPQRIKCGPEGGNTTLLGEPKPPPCRDLDSC encoded by the exons ATGCTGGCACGCATAGCAGCGAATCGCTTCAACGAGATCCGTCACATTTTCCGTCAG CCTTCGAGGGCTTTCTCAACCGCTCTGAACTAC CACCTTGACTCGCCGGACAACAACCCTAACCTTCCATGGGAATTCACCGATCCCAACAAAGCAAAG GTTAAGGAGATTTTATCTCACTATCCATCCAACTATAAGCAATCTGCAGTGATTCCGCTTTTGGATCTTGCCCAGCAGCAGCATGGAGGCTGGCTCACTGTTTCTGCAATGAATGCG GTAGCAAATATTGTAGAGGTTCCTCCTGTACGGGTCTATGAGGTTGCCACATTTTACTCCATGTTCAATCGAGCTAAG GTTGGGACGTACCATCTGTTGGTTTGTGGAACAACACCTTGTATGATACGCGGTTCACGAGGAATTGAAGAAGCCTTATTGAAACACTTGGGAGTGAAGCGCAATG AAGTAACAGCAGATGGTTTGTTTTCTGTTGGAGAAATGGAATGCATG GGATGCTGTGTGAATGCTCCTATGATTACAGTGGCCGATTATTCAAATGGATCAGAGGGATACACATATAATTACTAT GAAGATGTAACCCCAGAGAAAGTAGTTGAGATAGTAGAAAAGCTGAGAAAGGGTGAGAAGCCTCCG CACGGCACGCAAAATCCCCAACGGATTAAGTGTGGACCTGAAGGAGGGAATACTACTTTGTTAGGCGAGCCCAAGCCTCCTCCATGCCGTGACCTTGATTCCTGCTGA
- the LOC137836052 gene encoding uncharacterized protein → MGTASSMLTQYDIEEVQEHCNNLFSQQEIVSLYQRFCQLDRNAKGFISADEFLSVPEFAMNPLSQRLLKMVDGLNFKDFVAFLSAFSAKANAQQKIELIFKVFDSDRNGKVSFKDILEVLKDLSGSFMSDDQREEVLSQVLKEAGYTKDSYLTLDDFIKVLGQSDLKMDVEVPVD, encoded by the exons ATGGGGACTGCATCATCTATGTTAACTCAATACGACATCGAGGAAGTTCAAGAACACTGCAATAATTTAT TTTCCCAGCAGGAAATTGTGTCATTATATCAAAGATTTTGTCAACTTGACCGCAATGCCAAGGGATTTATTTCGGCTGATGAGTTCTTGTCCGTCCCTGAATTTGCCATGAATCCACTTTCCCAG AGGCTGCTCAAGATGGTGGACGGTTTGAATTTTAAAGACTTTGTGGCCTTCTTATCTGCATTCAGTGCCAAAGCTAATGCACAACAAAAAATAGAGC TTATTTTCAAAGTCTTTGATTCAGATCGTAATGGAAAGGTGTCTTTCAAAGACATATTGGAAGTGCTAAAAGATTTGTCAGGTTCATTCATGTCCGATGACCAGAGAGAG GAAGTTCTCAGTCAAGTTCTAAAAGAAGCGGGATACACAAAAGACTCCTACTTGACGTTGGATGACTTCATTAAG GTTCTTGGTCAATCTGACCTAAAAATGGATGTTGAAGTCCCTGTTGATTGA
- the LOC137836055 gene encoding uncharacterized protein has protein sequence MLIASPSSRTQTSPRSYSSAFASTSATNFSPGACFSANAGVQRHLPSSSSPSSVRFLAVEQSAESPVRRSMTVATKSQANKEAVASSSWKSEGEKRTCMCSPTTHPGSFRCAYHKQLAERQQQRQQTASSSGRKLNLLRSAMKNSVVRIGGVEGEIVRRGLTTLIRPSSHHLHRRVGFQPRPTRLSLMSKAQDHSIVNNK, from the coding sequence ATGTTAATTGCTTCTCCATCTTCAAGAACTCAAACGTCACCACGCTCGTACTCCTCGGCGTTTGCGTCCACGTCGGCGACGAATTTCTCTCCCGGAGCATGCTTCTCGGCGAACGCCGGAGTGCAGCGCCACCTtccatcatcttcatcaccGTCGTCGGTGAGATTCTTGGCAGTGGAGCAGAGCGCGGAGTCTCCAGTGCGCCGGTCAATGACGGTGGCGACGAAGAGTCAGGCGAACAAGGAGGCGGTGGCCTCGTCGTCGTGGAAGAGTGAGGGCGAGAAGAGGACGTGCATGTGTTCTCCAACGACGCATCCTGGTTCGTTCCGATGCGCGTACCACAAACAGTTGGCGGAGAGGCAGCAGCAGCGGCAGCAAACGGCGTCGTCGAGCGGCAGAAAACTGAACCTTCTGAGATCGGCGATGAAGAATTCGGTGGTGAGGATCGGAGGAGTGGAGGGGGAGATTGTGAGGAGAGGCTTGACGACTCTGATTAGACCGTCGTCCCACCACTTGCACCGCCGTGTGGGCTTTCAGCCCAGGCCCACTCGCCTCTCGCTCATGTCCAAAGCCCAAGACCACTCAAttgtcaataataaataa
- the LOC137836056 gene encoding uncharacterized protein, whose translation MDWFSWLSKTGLEPSLVYEYGLTFAHNELEEDDMSYFNHEFLQSMGISIAKHRLEILKVARKDKGKSPRAVAKLVVAIKRTKRNLANYVRMLMHREEEPSSALVVVPPLRSRSGLGTRWKIATMKRSKKLVVAKQEPLFLTNGSPTSVPALPVLGGFSSPVVYHFHNDKMDGDGVDDDGDGYWSAAVEEIKWDTMFQDLKPN comes from the coding sequence ATGGATTGGTTCTCGTGGCTTTCCAAAACTGGGCTCGAGCCATCTCTGGTGTACGAGTATGGCCTCACCTTCGCTCACAACGAGCTTGAAGAAGATGACATGTCTTACTTCAACCACGAGTTTCTGCAGAGCATGGGAATCTCCATAGCAAAGCACAGACTCGAGATCCTCAAGGTGGCCAGAAAAGACAAGGGAAAGAGCCCACGCGCGGTGGCAAAGCTGGTGGTGGCAATCAAGAGGACAAAGAGGAACTTGGCTAACTATGTGAGGATGCTGATGCACAGAGAAGAAGAACCATCTTCTGCACTTGTTGTGGTGCCCCCACTGAGGTCTAGGAGTGGGTTAGGGACAAGGTGGAAGATTGCTACCATGAAGAGGAGCAAGAAGTTGGTGGTGGCAAAGCAAGAGCCTCTGTTTCTGACAAATGGAAGTCCCACATCGGTTCCAGCTCTTCCTGTTCTTGGTGGTTTTTCTAGTCCTGTGGTGTACCATTTCCATAATGATAAGATGGATGGTGATGGTGTTGATGATGATGGAGATGGGTACTGGTCTGCTGCTGTTGAAGAGATCAAGTGGGATACCATGTTTCAGGATCTAAAGCCTAACTGa
- the LOC137836057 gene encoding amino acid transporter AVT6E, with the protein MSNRNEYSSLPVNSYLELQRQNESSKAFRKPSFDESEVYLGSKNEDDDDDLEMDIDNYPLVVGSNQGSGIPGAVFNLTTTVIGAGIMALPATMKVLGLVLGIILIIVMGILSEISVELLVRFSVLCKASSYGEVVQHAMGRPVRILSEICIILNNAGVLVVYLIIMGDVMSGSTHHMGVFDQLMGNGAWDQRKIVVLVVMVVFLAPLCSLDKIDSLSLTSAASVALAVLFVIVAFTVASIKLVEGRIDSPRMAPDLSSKTAILDFLVAIPIMTNAYVCHFNVQPIYNELEQRSPQKMNRVGRYTTILCILVYSSTAISGYLLFGKDTEADVLTNFDKDLGIRYSAVLNYIVRIGYILHLILVFPVIHFSLRQTVDTLVFEGSPPLSESRKRSLGLTAVLLVLIYIGSTMIPNIWTAFKFTGATTAVSLGFIFPSLVSLRLSHLGDITYGEWFFSWLMLILAVTVSVVGVVSNIYSLESKS; encoded by the coding sequence ATGTCTAACAGAAACGAGTATTCTTCGTTACCCGTTAATTCCTACTTAGAATTGCAGCGTCAAAACGAGTCCTCAAAAGCCTTTCGCAAGCCTTCTTTTGACGAATCCGAGGTGTATTTGGGATCCAAGAACGAAGATGACGATGACGATTTGGAAATGGACATCGATAATTACCCCCTTGTTGTGGGGTCCAATCAGGGTTCTGGGATACCTGGGGCTGTTTTCAATTTAACAACCACGGTTATTGGGGCAGGGATCATGGCTCTCCCCGCCACTATGAAGGTTCTGGGATTGGTTTTGggtattattttgataattgtCATGGGGATTTTGTCTGAAATTAGTGTGGAATTGTTGGTGAGGTTTTCTGTTTTGTGTAAGGCGTCGTCGTATGGGGAGGTTGTTCAGCACGCAATGGGGAGGCCTGTGAGGATTTTGTCTGAAATCTGCATTATTTTGAACAATGCGGGTGTTTTGGTGGTTTACTTGATAATCATGGGGGATGTTATGTCTGGTTCCACTCACCATATGGGGGTTTTTGATCAGTTGATGGGGAATGGTGCGTGGGATCAGAGGAAGATTGTGGTTTTAGTTGTCATGGTGGTTTTCCTTGCTCCTCTTTGTTCACTTGACAAGATTGATTCATTGAGCTTGACCTCCGCAGCCTCTGTGGCTCTTGCTGTGTTGTTTGTGATTGTTGCTTTTACTGTTGCTTCCATCAAGCTTGTTGAAGGACGCATTGATTCTCCCAGGATGGCTCCTGATCTTAGCTCCAAAACTGCAATTTTGGATTTTCTTGTTGCGATACCCATCATGACCAATGCATATGTTTGCCATTTTAATGTGCAGCCTATATACAATGAGCTTGAACAACGGTCTCCTCAGAAGATGAACCGAGTTGGGAGGTACACTACAATTTTGTGCATCCTTGTTTATTCTTCCACTGCTATATCTGGTTACCTGCTCTTTGGGAAAGATACAGAGGCTGATGTGCTGACTAATTTTGATAAGGATCTTGGAATTCGGTATAGCGCGGTCTTGAACTATATTGTTCGGATTGGCTACATTCTTCATTTGATACTTGTTTTCCCTGTGATTCATTTCTCACTGCGCCAAACAGTGGACACATTGGTGTTTGAGGGATCACCTCCTCTTTCAGAAAGTAGGAAGAGATCTTTGGGGTTGACTGCGGTTCTGTTGGTGCTCATATATATTGGGTCTACTATGATTCCAAATATATGGACAGCTTTCAAGTTCACTGGGGCAACCACTGCTGTTTCATTGGGTTTTATATTTCCTTCTCTTGTTTCACTGAGACTGAGTCATCTAGGAGATATAACCTACGGGGAGTGGTTTTTTTCATGGTTGATGTTGATATTGGCTGTGACTGTTAGCGTAGTAGGAGTTGTTAGCAATATCTATAGCCTTGAGAGCAAGTCTTAG